In Nocardioides sp. InS609-2, a single genomic region encodes these proteins:
- a CDS encoding trimeric intracellular cation channel family protein: MLPTVFAMALVPPKPSATLVVLDLVGIFVFAISGALVAVRKGLDVFGVLVLAGTTGLGGGFLRDVLIGATPPAALADWRYLMVPVTAGVVTFFFHPVLGRVERVVNVFDAFGLALFCVTGALKATAYGLGPVPAALMGMVTGIGGGMARDVLAGRVPVIFRGELYATPALAGAFIAVLGDRYDQPMYVVVPLAAGTCLVWRLLAMWRDWQAPMPTGPASV; encoded by the coding sequence GTGCTGCCGACCGTGTTCGCGATGGCGCTCGTACCGCCCAAGCCGTCAGCGACCCTGGTGGTGCTCGACCTCGTGGGCATCTTCGTCTTTGCGATCTCCGGCGCGCTGGTGGCGGTCCGCAAGGGTCTCGACGTCTTCGGAGTGCTCGTCCTGGCCGGCACCACGGGGCTCGGCGGCGGTTTCCTGCGCGACGTGCTCATCGGCGCGACCCCGCCCGCGGCGCTCGCCGACTGGCGCTACCTGATGGTCCCGGTCACTGCCGGCGTCGTGACGTTCTTCTTCCATCCCGTGCTCGGCCGCGTGGAGCGGGTGGTCAACGTCTTCGACGCGTTCGGCCTCGCGCTGTTCTGCGTGACAGGCGCGCTCAAGGCGACGGCGTACGGACTGGGGCCGGTGCCGGCCGCCCTGATGGGCATGGTGACCGGCATCGGTGGCGGCATGGCCCGCGACGTCCTGGCCGGGCGGGTGCCGGTGATCTTCCGCGGTGAGCTGTACGCGACGCCTGCGCTCGCCGGCGCGTTCATCGCGGTGTTGGGCGACCGCTACGACCAGCCGATGTACGTCGTCGTACCCCTGGCCGCCGGCACCTGCCTGGTCTGGCGGCTGCTGGCGATGTGGCGCGACTGGCAGGCGCCGATGCCGACAGGCCCGGCCAGCGTCTGA
- the sepH gene encoding septation protein SepH produces MVHLTLAGLSDDRTRLLLLDDAGGEYTLTVDALLRAALRGEHARLGQLEIQMDSAIRPRDIQARIRAGESAESVAQAAQTTVEKIMTFAGPVLDERAHVAQRAQKSSVRRRSGEGSLGGGRTLGDAVAEHLRGLNVDPRTVEWDAYRREDGRWTLTAEFTAGSHKGPATFSFDMPGNYVTVENDDARWLVGEGSSAKPAAAAAPVVEDDAPAPRKRRLSAVPVEELPLGDDAIEMVSGDEPGTAGEETLDLTEALREAELESADDEPVEAPVAADEPEAGTDDEADEPARRPVKKTRGRASVPSWDEIMFGGGSSDDGRA; encoded by the coding sequence ATGGTGCACCTCACGCTCGCAGGACTGAGCGATGACCGCACTCGTCTGCTGCTGCTCGACGATGCCGGCGGCGAGTACACACTCACCGTCGATGCCTTGCTCCGGGCCGCTCTGCGCGGCGAGCACGCCCGCCTCGGCCAGTTGGAGATTCAGATGGACAGCGCCATTCGCCCGCGAGACATCCAGGCCCGCATCCGTGCAGGCGAGTCGGCCGAGTCGGTGGCCCAGGCGGCGCAGACGACCGTCGAGAAGATCATGACGTTCGCCGGGCCGGTGCTCGACGAACGTGCCCACGTCGCGCAGCGCGCCCAGAAGTCGTCCGTACGCCGCCGAAGCGGCGAGGGCTCGCTGGGTGGCGGTCGCACCCTGGGTGACGCGGTTGCCGAGCACCTGCGTGGCCTCAACGTCGATCCCCGCACGGTCGAATGGGACGCCTACCGTCGCGAAGACGGTCGCTGGACCCTCACCGCAGAGTTCACTGCCGGCTCCCACAAGGGCCCCGCCACCTTCTCCTTCGACATGCCGGGCAACTACGTCACCGTCGAGAACGACGACGCCCGCTGGCTGGTCGGTGAGGGCTCGTCCGCCAAGCCGGCCGCTGCTGCCGCACCGGTCGTCGAGGACGACGCGCCTGCCCCGCGCAAGCGCCGGCTGTCCGCCGTACCCGTCGAGGAGCTGCCGCTCGGGGACGACGCGATCGAGATGGTCTCCGGCGATGAGCCCGGCACGGCCGGTGAAGAGACGCTCGACCTGACCGAGGCGCTGCGTGAGGCCGAGCTCGAGAGCGCCGACGACGAGCCGGTCGAGGCACCGGTCGCTGCCGATGAGCCGGAGGCCGGGACCGACGACGAGGCCGACGAGCCCGCCCGCCGGCCGGTCAAGAAGACCCGCGGCCGGGCGTCGGTGCCGAGCTGGGACGAGATCATGTTCGGCGGCGGTTCGAGCGACGACGGCCGCGCGTAG
- a CDS encoding SDR family oxidoreductase — MSYFVTGATGFIGRHLVQQLIDHREGDIHVLVRKSSLPRMQALVERWNSQGGAGRVVPVTGDLTKPGLGVAKSWVTRHAGKIDHFFHLAAVYDLTADDATNETMNVGGTREALALAASLRAGCFHQVSSVAAAGDFRGRFDETMFAEGQHLPSPYHRTKYESERIVRDEATVPWRVYRPAIVVGHSETGAMDKVDGPYYYFPMLKALRDVLPAWLPMMGVDLGDTNVVPVDYVAAAMDHLAHLPDRDGEAFHLVNPEPQPVVETINLFCGAAGAPRFATPIDRRMTASGPLSLVPRMLRPSTIVSAIVKSSAGQLVLDQTLGRLGVPAEVLAHTSFASVFDSRATEKALSGSGIAVPDLESYARTLWGYWEEHLDESTGKDTTIRGALQGKYVVITGASSGIGQVTALKVAQAGGIPVLVARGKDKLEDTRATIELRGGQAHVFPCDLSDLEAIDALCEQMTAELPSVDFVVNNAGRSIRRSLRLSTDRFHDFERTMQLNYFGAIRLVMGLMPAMHKQKAGHIVNISSIGVQTNPPRFSAYVASKSALDSWSNVVASEVVGNGITFTSIHMPLVRTPMIAPTKIYDKFPTISPAQAADLVIRAMVEKPHEINTALGNTGAIAHTIAPKTTFRLLNMAYHVFPDSAAAKGQTSESGTRESEQVMLAKVFKGVHW; from the coding sequence ATGTCGTACTTCGTTACCGGGGCGACCGGCTTCATCGGCCGGCATCTCGTCCAGCAGTTGATCGACCATCGCGAGGGCGACATCCACGTCCTGGTCCGCAAGAGCTCGCTGCCTCGCATGCAGGCGCTCGTCGAGCGGTGGAACTCCCAGGGCGGCGCCGGCCGGGTCGTACCGGTCACCGGAGACCTGACGAAGCCCGGCCTGGGCGTTGCGAAGTCGTGGGTCACCAGGCACGCCGGCAAGATCGACCACTTCTTCCACCTGGCGGCGGTCTACGACCTCACCGCCGACGACGCGACCAACGAGACCATGAACGTCGGCGGCACCCGCGAGGCGCTCGCGCTGGCTGCGTCGCTCAGGGCCGGCTGCTTCCACCAGGTGTCGTCGGTCGCGGCCGCGGGTGACTTCCGGGGCCGGTTCGACGAGACCATGTTCGCCGAAGGTCAGCACCTGCCGTCGCCGTACCACCGCACGAAGTACGAGTCCGAGCGCATCGTGCGTGACGAGGCGACGGTGCCGTGGCGGGTCTACCGGCCCGCGATCGTGGTCGGCCACAGCGAGACCGGCGCGATGGACAAGGTCGACGGTCCCTACTACTACTTCCCGATGCTCAAGGCGCTGCGCGACGTGCTGCCGGCGTGGCTGCCGATGATGGGCGTCGACCTGGGCGACACCAACGTCGTGCCCGTCGACTACGTCGCGGCCGCGATGGACCACCTCGCGCACCTGCCCGACCGCGACGGCGAGGCCTTCCATCTGGTCAACCCCGAGCCGCAGCCCGTGGTCGAGACCATCAACTTGTTCTGCGGTGCCGCCGGTGCGCCGCGGTTCGCGACGCCGATCGACCGGCGCATGACCGCCAGCGGACCGCTCAGTCTCGTGCCGCGGATGCTGCGGCCGTCGACCATCGTCTCCGCGATCGTGAAGTCGAGCGCCGGGCAGCTCGTGCTCGACCAGACCCTGGGCCGCCTCGGTGTGCCGGCCGAGGTGCTGGCGCACACCAGCTTCGCGTCCGTCTTCGACTCCCGGGCAACCGAGAAGGCGCTCTCGGGCTCGGGCATCGCCGTACCCGATCTCGAGTCGTATGCCCGGACCCTGTGGGGCTACTGGGAGGAACACCTCGACGAGTCGACCGGCAAGGACACCACGATCCGCGGCGCCCTGCAGGGCAAGTACGTCGTCATCACCGGCGCCTCGTCGGGCATCGGCCAGGTCACAGCGTTGAAGGTGGCGCAGGCCGGCGGCATCCCGGTGCTGGTCGCCCGTGGCAAGGACAAGCTCGAGGACACCCGGGCCACGATCGAGCTGCGCGGCGGGCAGGCCCACGTCTTCCCCTGCGACCTCTCCGACCTCGAGGCGATCGACGCGCTGTGCGAGCAGATGACGGCCGAGCTGCCGAGCGTCGACTTCGTGGTCAACAACGCCGGCCGTTCGATCCGCCGGTCGCTGCGGCTGTCGACAGACCGGTTCCACGACTTCGAGCGCACCATGCAGCTCAACTACTTCGGCGCGATCCGGCTCGTGATGGGCCTGATGCCTGCCATGCACAAGCAGAAGGCCGGCCACATCGTCAACATCAGCTCGATCGGTGTGCAGACCAACCCCCCGCGCTTCTCGGCGTACGTCGCGTCGAAGTCGGCGCTCGACTCGTGGAGCAACGTCGTGGCCTCCGAGGTCGTCGGCAACGGCATCACGTTCACCAGCATCCACATGCCTCTGGTGCGGACGCCGATGATCGCGCCGACCAAGATCTACGACAAGTTCCCCACGATCTCCCCAGCGCAGGCCGCCGACCTGGTGATCAGGGCGATGGTCGAGAAGCCGCACGAGATCAACACCGCCCTCGGCAACACCGGGGCGATCGCACACACGATCGCCCCGAAGACGACGTTCCGGCTGCTGAACATGGCCTACCACGTGTTCCCGGACTCGGCGGCGGCCAAGGGCCAGACGTCAGAGTCGGGGACCAGGGAGTCGGAGCAGGTCATGCTGGCCAAGGTGTTCAAGGGAGTGCACTGGTGA
- a CDS encoding MOSC N-terminal beta barrel domain-containing protein, with product MTLKLTGLNVHPVKSTAIRPVESAEVLLRGLADDRSWIVVDPDGVMVSARQVHDLFAIVADTPATDPSVSGALRLTAPGMPTLSLDQPSGPLVPVRLFSQDLYGIATDASVGEWLSTTLGRPGLRLLWCDDPSRRRLNPAYSSPGDHTAYADGYPVTLASEASLRQLNDWILEGALERGEEPPEPLPVQRFRPSLVIDGEEPFVEDHWSYVDIAGVRFRMAMPTGRCVVTTLDIGSLRTGKEPIRTLARHRRSGSDTLFAVNLIPEGTGTIRVGDELSVG from the coding sequence GTGACCTTGAAGCTCACCGGCCTCAACGTCCACCCCGTCAAGAGCACCGCGATCCGCCCGGTCGAGTCGGCCGAGGTGCTGCTACGTGGTCTGGCCGACGACCGCTCGTGGATCGTCGTCGACCCCGACGGCGTCATGGTCTCGGCACGGCAGGTGCACGACCTCTTCGCCATCGTCGCCGACACTCCTGCCACCGATCCCTCGGTGTCGGGCGCGCTGCGGCTGACGGCGCCCGGCATGCCCACCCTGTCGCTGGACCAGCCCTCGGGGCCGCTCGTCCCGGTGCGACTGTTCAGCCAGGATCTCTACGGCATCGCCACCGACGCGTCTGTCGGGGAGTGGCTGAGCACGACCCTCGGGCGCCCCGGCCTGCGGCTCCTGTGGTGCGACGACCCGTCCCGGCGGCGGCTCAATCCGGCGTACTCCTCCCCCGGCGACCACACGGCCTACGCCGACGGCTACCCGGTCACCCTGGCGTCCGAGGCGTCGCTGAGGCAGCTGAACGACTGGATCCTCGAGGGCGCCCTCGAACGCGGTGAGGAGCCACCCGAACCACTGCCCGTGCAGCGCTTCCGACCCAGTCTGGTCATCGACGGTGAGGAGCCGTTCGTCGAGGACCACTGGTCGTACGTCGACATCGCGGGAGTCCGCTTCCGGATGGCCATGCCCACCGGGAGGTGCGTGGTGACGACCCTCGACATCGGTTCGCTGCGCACGGGCAAGGAGCCGATCCGCACGCTGGCCAGGCACCGCCGGTCGGGCAGCGACACTCTGTTCGCCGTCAACCTGATCCCCGAGGGCACCGGCACGATCCGGGTCGGGGACGAGCTCTCAGTCGGCTGA
- a CDS encoding DUF72 domain-containing protein, with the protein MGEVRIGISGWTYPAWRGDFYPPGLVQRRELEYASSRLTSIEINGSFYSLQRPSSYAKWRDETPDDFVFAVKGGRFITHLKRLREVEAPLANFFASGVLALGPKLGPVLWQLPEALEYDAGVLDAFARLLPRTTLEAAALARRHDDRLSGDRVHAETDADRPVRHALEFRSPSFASEEALAQLAAHDIAVVLADTAGRWPKVDRDTSDYRYVRLHGDRELYASGYGPAALDQWAERLRAWSVSQDAFVYFDNDVKGFAPHDAEALMERVGRSAD; encoded by the coding sequence ATGGGCGAGGTCCGGATCGGCATCTCGGGGTGGACCTACCCGGCCTGGCGAGGGGACTTCTACCCGCCCGGCCTGGTGCAGCGCCGTGAGCTGGAGTACGCCTCGTCCAGGCTGACGTCGATCGAGATCAACGGCTCGTTCTACTCGCTCCAGCGCCCGTCGTCGTACGCCAAGTGGCGCGACGAGACACCGGACGACTTCGTCTTCGCGGTCAAGGGTGGCCGGTTCATCACGCACCTCAAGCGGCTGCGTGAGGTCGAGGCGCCCCTTGCCAACTTCTTCGCCTCCGGCGTGCTCGCGCTGGGGCCGAAGCTCGGGCCGGTGCTGTGGCAGCTACCCGAGGCGCTCGAGTACGACGCGGGCGTGCTGGACGCCTTCGCGCGACTGCTGCCACGCACCACCCTTGAGGCCGCAGCGTTGGCGAGGCGTCATGACGACCGGCTCTCCGGCGACCGGGTGCACGCCGAGACCGACGCCGACCGTCCTGTCCGGCACGCCCTGGAGTTCCGCAGCCCCTCGTTCGCCTCCGAGGAGGCTCTGGCCCAGCTGGCCGCACACGACATCGCGGTCGTGCTGGCCGACACCGCAGGACGGTGGCCGAAGGTGGATCGCGACACCTCGGACTACCGATACGTCCGGCTGCACGGGGACCGCGAGCTGTACGCCAGCGGCTACGGCCCGGCGGCCCTCGACCAGTGGGCCGAGCGTCTCCGTGCGTGGTCGGTGAGCCAGGACGCGTTCGTCTACTTCGACAACGACGTCAAGGGATTCGCGCCCCATGACGCCGAGGCGCTGATGGAGCGAGTCGGTCGGTCAGCCGACTGA
- a CDS encoding sulfurtransferase, with the protein MTAMTGPLISADELRAVLADVTVLDVRYRTGAPAGPEAFAEGHVPGAAYVDMDTDLAAPPGDGGRHPLPESADFVAAMRRAGVSNTRPVIVYDDWSGHAAGRAWWLLRHHGHPDVRVLDGAWPAWRAAGGEVETDVPAIEPGDFAGGGSRAGLVDSDDVLYVGVLVDARAAERYRGETEPIDPVAGHIPGAVNVPTSRNLTDDGRFRSPDELRAIYAEVGAVPGADVAAYCGSGVTATHDLLAMEVAGIAARLYPGSWSGWITDPSRPVATGA; encoded by the coding sequence ATGACCGCCATGACCGGACCCCTCATCTCCGCCGACGAGCTCCGCGCGGTGCTGGCCGACGTGACCGTCTTGGACGTCCGCTACCGGACCGGCGCTCCCGCCGGCCCGGAGGCGTTCGCAGAGGGTCACGTGCCGGGCGCGGCGTACGTCGACATGGACACCGACCTGGCCGCCCCTCCGGGCGATGGCGGCCGTCATCCGCTGCCCGAGTCGGCTGACTTCGTCGCCGCGATGCGCCGCGCCGGCGTCTCGAACACTCGCCCCGTCATCGTGTACGACGACTGGTCGGGGCACGCGGCCGGCCGCGCGTGGTGGCTGCTGCGCCACCACGGCCACCCGGACGTGCGGGTCCTCGACGGCGCCTGGCCGGCGTGGCGGGCGGCCGGGGGAGAGGTCGAGACCGATGTGCCGGCGATCGAGCCGGGCGACTTCGCGGGCGGCGGGAGCAGGGCCGGTCTGGTCGATTCAGACGACGTGCTCTATGTCGGCGTCCTAGTCGATGCCCGAGCAGCCGAGCGCTACCGGGGAGAGACTGAGCCGATCGACCCGGTTGCCGGCCACATCCCGGGCGCGGTCAACGTCCCGACCTCGCGCAACCTGACCGACGACGGCCGCTTCCGCAGCCCCGACGAGCTGAGAGCGATATATGCCGAGGTGGGTGCGGTGCCGGGCGCGGATGTGGCGGCGTACTGCGGCTCTGGCGTCACCGCCACGCACGACCTGCTCGCCATGGAGGTCGCGGGCATCGCGGCCAGGCTCTACCCGGGCAGCTGGAGCGGCTGGATCACCGACCCGTCACGGCCGGTCGCCACGGGTGCGTGA
- a CDS encoding DUF2958 domain-containing protein codes for MNADDLRGHDFYPSEDVLDTIPRLYATEDTSLWEKTVHLHYFVGACDWYIAELGEDRRIAFGYVNMGDPQNAEWGYIDLVELRQIVVDTRHGFSVVVERDLHWTPTVFGDVNDRRVR; via the coding sequence ATGAACGCCGACGACCTCCGAGGCCACGACTTCTACCCGAGCGAGGACGTGCTGGACACCATCCCGAGGCTGTACGCCACGGAGGACACGTCGCTGTGGGAGAAGACCGTTCACCTCCACTACTTCGTCGGAGCGTGCGACTGGTACATCGCGGAGTTGGGCGAAGACCGCCGCATCGCCTTCGGCTACGTCAACATGGGCGACCCGCAGAACGCCGAGTGGGGCTACATCGACCTCGTGGAGTTGAGGCAGATCGTGGTCGACACGCGGCACGGCTTCTCGGTCGTGGTCGAGCGGGACCTGCACTGGACGCCTACCGTGTTCGGTGACGTGAACGACAGGAGGGTGCGATGA
- a CDS encoding recombinase family protein — MKSKTAKPREAMGYIRVSKVAGRDKDESASRFHSPEMQLDTVKASAEAAGGVFVGYRYDPDKSGYSGIYRPGWEECVDWVMESPRERMIVAYDTSRLSRNLWKLLGDVQHKIVPAGGRVIVAGDGIDTDEENWQDRLHFAGMFAERTSRDIGTKWTKVLNKRATVGKSPTGKVPYGYAAVIGKDGKPTGALVEDPETAPVMRRMYALYLSGEGLRAIAETLNSEGVPSPGGSTWAVSTIKRLLENGAAAGLLRFRGELTKGGWDSLISQTQWRAFEVERKRRRKIPNRSQAPKWTLAGIAVCAYCGSRLTVTSLVDPKGMAACSTYRTRGKAECRNVRGVPVLAAPPVAPDWQIEYGSDDAEAGGVFVNRLTLENQFTYFLAGHLDVLADRIKRGANKTAASEQMEADTRSAVAREALEKISTARTRLATAWAMSDLGDAEYRAGLADLEAQAESHREVLEAAEAVAVTHVSDEDTLDALINGGETVSHAEWAQILRRVITRVEVSRDTIKFVPKDGDPSEVARAKLKRKPGRPRKSDVGAA, encoded by the coding sequence ATGAAGTCCAAGACCGCCAAACCGCGCGAGGCCATGGGCTACATCCGCGTCTCGAAGGTCGCCGGACGCGACAAAGACGAAAGCGCATCGCGATTCCACTCCCCAGAGATGCAGCTCGACACAGTCAAGGCCTCTGCGGAGGCGGCAGGCGGCGTGTTTGTCGGCTACCGCTACGACCCGGACAAGTCTGGCTACTCAGGTATCTACCGTCCTGGCTGGGAGGAATGCGTCGACTGGGTGATGGAGAGCCCACGCGAGCGGATGATCGTCGCATACGACACCTCCCGCCTGTCGAGGAACCTCTGGAAGTTGCTGGGCGACGTGCAGCACAAAATCGTTCCGGCGGGTGGGCGTGTGATTGTCGCGGGCGACGGGATCGACACCGACGAAGAGAATTGGCAAGACCGACTGCACTTCGCGGGGATGTTCGCCGAGCGGACTTCCCGTGACATCGGGACCAAGTGGACCAAAGTCCTCAACAAGCGCGCCACAGTGGGGAAGTCCCCGACCGGCAAAGTCCCGTACGGCTACGCGGCGGTGATCGGCAAAGACGGCAAGCCCACCGGGGCGCTGGTCGAGGACCCCGAGACGGCCCCAGTCATGCGGCGGATGTACGCCCTATACCTGTCGGGCGAAGGCCTGCGCGCCATCGCGGAGACGCTGAACTCGGAGGGCGTTCCGTCACCGGGCGGCTCGACGTGGGCCGTGTCCACGATCAAGCGCCTGCTGGAGAACGGTGCCGCTGCCGGGCTGCTGCGCTTTCGAGGGGAACTGACGAAGGGCGGGTGGGACTCGCTCATCTCCCAGACCCAGTGGCGCGCCTTCGAGGTCGAGCGCAAGCGCCGCCGGAAGATCCCGAACCGCTCGCAGGCCCCGAAGTGGACGCTGGCCGGGATCGCCGTGTGCGCCTACTGCGGGTCGCGCCTGACCGTGACCTCGCTGGTGGACCCGAAAGGCATGGCCGCGTGCTCGACGTACCGCACGCGCGGCAAGGCCGAGTGCAGGAACGTCCGAGGTGTCCCGGTGCTGGCTGCTCCTCCCGTCGCGCCGGACTGGCAGATCGAGTACGGCTCGGATGACGCGGAGGCGGGCGGGGTGTTCGTGAACCGCCTGACGCTGGAGAACCAGTTCACGTACTTCCTGGCCGGTCATCTCGACGTGCTGGCCGACCGCATCAAGCGCGGCGCGAACAAGACTGCTGCCAGCGAGCAGATGGAGGCTGACACCCGCTCCGCCGTCGCTCGCGAGGCGCTGGAGAAGATCTCAACGGCGCGGACTCGTCTGGCGACCGCTTGGGCGATGAGCGACCTCGGGGACGCGGAGTACCGCGCCGGACTGGCCGACCTCGAAGCCCAAGCCGAGAGCCACCGCGAGGTGCTGGAAGCAGCCGAGGCCGTCGCCGTGACTCATGTCTCGGACGAAGACACGCTGGACGCCCTCATCAACGGCGGCGAGACCGTCAGCCACGCCGAGTGGGCGCAGATCCTCCGGCGAGTCATCACGAGGGTGGAGGTCTCGCGAGACACCATCAAGTTCGTACCCAAGGACGGTGACCCCTCAGAGGTCGCGCGGGCCAAGTTGAAGCGCAAGCCCGGTCGTCCGCGTAAGTCCGACGTGGGAGCCGCGTAG
- a CDS encoding AAA family ATPase, which translates to MSDETPPIPPDADWADLTQEQTDFLLGGLTTIEATAEVSKTPVATRSGVVVPVGQWRNAVRAEAARDDAREVVREGNKAEERATVTEAFADLAATMPRGVQDLIERAKDEPFRWHVDHVIAHEAKVLLVSQAGAGKTTLIRDTAGALVSGEKWLGHFEVTEPITGSVVVIDAEMHPAMLAGWYERAAWTDEVMSRVIPIPLVNDERRRTLLNLMDKNVQDAWASLLREVGAGALVLDPAADFFEACGLDEDKKGSWSAFQEAVDSICIAAGVGVRVITHHTGWDTDRERGSSRARDWATTVIHLTKQDATDNSKPRVLTSPKGRDVVLPKGSLELSEDGSHLTYLPVVGGRLTASVGIDEGSLEWKIKVLDVLTKAYPKGLSVSDTKAALGSKSSHVSGTLALIEANGWASVEKVGKSSVYTITTSGLAFLDSVRGGDGK; encoded by the coding sequence ATGAGCGACGAGACCCCGCCGATCCCGCCCGACGCTGACTGGGCTGACCTGACGCAGGAGCAGACCGACTTCCTACTCGGCGGACTGACGACGATCGAGGCGACGGCCGAGGTGAGCAAGACGCCCGTCGCCACGCGAAGCGGCGTCGTGGTGCCCGTGGGTCAGTGGCGCAACGCGGTTCGCGCCGAGGCTGCGCGTGATGACGCGCGTGAGGTCGTGCGCGAGGGCAACAAGGCCGAGGAGCGGGCGACCGTCACCGAGGCGTTCGCAGATCTGGCCGCCACGATGCCGCGCGGCGTGCAGGATCTGATCGAGCGTGCCAAGGACGAGCCGTTTCGCTGGCACGTCGACCATGTGATCGCCCATGAGGCCAAGGTGCTGCTCGTATCGCAGGCGGGTGCGGGCAAGACGACCCTCATCCGTGACACGGCGGGGGCGCTCGTCTCGGGTGAGAAGTGGCTCGGTCACTTCGAGGTGACGGAGCCGATCACGGGCTCGGTCGTCGTGATCGACGCCGAGATGCACCCCGCGATGCTGGCCGGCTGGTACGAGCGGGCGGCATGGACCGACGAGGTCATGTCGCGGGTGATCCCGATCCCGCTGGTGAACGACGAGCGTCGGCGCACGCTTCTCAACCTCATGGACAAAAATGTGCAGGACGCGTGGGCGTCGCTGCTGCGGGAGGTGGGCGCGGGGGCTCTGGTGCTCGACCCGGCTGCGGACTTCTTCGAGGCGTGCGGCCTGGACGAGGACAAGAAGGGTTCGTGGTCGGCGTTTCAGGAGGCGGTCGACTCGATCTGCATCGCGGCCGGGGTGGGCGTGCGCGTGATCACCCACCACACGGGCTGGGACACGGATCGTGAGCGCGGGTCCTCACGTGCGCGTGACTGGGCCACGACGGTCATCCACCTCACGAAGCAGGACGCGACGGACAACAGCAAGCCGCGTGTCCTCACCTCACCCAAGGGACGAGACGTGGTGCTTCCCAAGGGCTCGTTGGAGCTCTCGGAGGACGGCTCCCACCTCACCTACCTCCCCGTGGTGGGAGGGCGTCTGACGGCGTCGGTGGGGATCGACGAGGGATCGTTGGAGTGGAAGATCAAGGTGCTCGACGTGCTGACCAAGGCCTATCCCAAGGGACTGTCGGTCTCAGACACCAAGGCCGCGCTCGGCTCGAAGTCGTCGCACGTAAGCGGCACGCTCGCGCTGATCGAGGCCAACGGCTGGGCATCGGTGGAGAAGGTCGGCAAGTCGTCGGTCTACACCATCACCACCTCGGGGCTGGCGTTCTTGGACTCGGTCAGAGGAGGCGACGGCAAGTGA
- a CDS encoding restriction endonuclease, protein MSDHEVEIPSAFSFAWDTVQVLRDLGGSGSIEEMNEAVVQLRGLSEEQQAVPHPRGNRSEIEYRLAWARTLVKDLGLITNSQRGVWALTPAGQTATKADVDQLKKERSRRRAAERKKAKQAAVDAGLEAGDVTEVVEPDDDEEVEETDWQTELLDVLKAMDPYAFERLTKRLLREAGFVNVTVTGGSGDQGIDGTGVYRVSPLLSFPVYFQCKRYAGTVGSSKVRDFRGAMIGRGDKGLLITTGTYTPDAKAEATRDGAPPLDLIDGETLVELLREHGVGVTSTARTVFDVEIDREFFKGL, encoded by the coding sequence ATGTCTGACCACGAAGTCGAGATCCCCTCGGCGTTCTCGTTTGCCTGGGACACCGTGCAGGTACTGCGCGACCTTGGTGGCTCAGGAAGTATCGAGGAGATGAACGAAGCCGTTGTGCAACTGCGAGGACTCTCGGAGGAGCAGCAGGCGGTTCCTCATCCACGCGGCAACCGCTCTGAGATCGAGTACCGCCTCGCGTGGGCGAGGACGCTCGTCAAGGACCTCGGGCTGATCACGAACAGTCAGCGGGGCGTTTGGGCTCTAACGCCCGCTGGGCAAACGGCCACGAAAGCCGACGTCGACCAGCTAAAGAAGGAGCGCAGTCGCCGTAGGGCAGCCGAGCGCAAGAAGGCGAAGCAGGCCGCCGTCGATGCCGGCCTTGAGGCCGGCGACGTTACCGAGGTCGTCGAGCCAGATGACGATGAGGAGGTCGAGGAGACTGACTGGCAGACCGAATTGCTCGACGTCTTGAAGGCCATGGACCCGTATGCGTTTGAGCGTCTCACCAAGCGGTTGCTCCGCGAGGCCGGTTTCGTGAACGTGACGGTCACCGGGGGCTCCGGCGATCAGGGGATCGACGGCACCGGCGTCTACCGCGTTTCACCGCTCCTCTCGTTCCCCGTCTACTTCCAGTGCAAGCGCTACGCGGGGACGGTCGGCTCCAGCAAAGTGCGGGACTTTCGTGGCGCCATGATTGGTCGCGGGGATAAGGGTCTGCTGATTACCACCGGCACCTACACCCCAGACGCCAAGGCCGAGGCCACCCGAGACGGCGCTCCACCGCTCGATCTGATCGACGGCGAAACGCTGGTCGAGCTGCTCCGTGAGCACGGAGTCGGCGTGACCTCGACGGCCCGAACCGTGTTCGACGTAGAGATCGATCGGGAGTTCTTCAAGGGCCTCTGA